In one Limosilactobacillus oris genomic region, the following are encoded:
- the mscL gene encoding large-conductance mechanosensitive channel protein MscL has translation MLKEFKDFIARGNVIDMAVGIIVGAAFTSIVNSLVTNLINPLVGLFVGKIDLSNLVFTVGDAQFKYGAFLNAVINFLIIAFVVFMLVKGINRFRKKEAPAPAKPSPEAEYLKEITELLKERKADN, from the coding sequence ATGCTCAAAGAATTTAAGGACTTTATCGCCCGGGGCAACGTCATTGATATGGCCGTTGGGATCATTGTCGGGGCTGCCTTTACGTCAATCGTCAACTCACTCGTCACCAATTTAATCAACCCCTTGGTGGGACTCTTTGTCGGTAAAATCGACCTCTCCAACCTCGTCTTTACCGTCGGCGACGCCCAGTTCAAATACGGTGCCTTTTTGAATGCCGTAATCAACTTCCTGATTATTGCCTTCGTAGTATTCATGCTGGTAAAAGGAATCAACCGCTTTCGAAAGAAAGAGGCGCCAGCACCAGCCAAACCATCACCGGAAGCTGAATACCTCAAGGAGATTACTGAACTCTTAAAGGAGCGGAAAGCGGATAACTAG
- a CDS encoding DUF5692 family protein has translation MLFQVYGSQSGWQFFGWILVFICLVVTNEIARRTRVGGLFFFVVLPIALTIYFIAIYVCAGQGQAWALHNPTYVHMNSWFHYAKLYAATFGCIGFMILKYHWGHLGKAYWFKIFPFVIVAINIFIAVGSDFESAIRGMHALETTGSQWWLSSEGVWLYGGWWNVLNGLAGIINVFCMTGWFGIYSSKNEQDMLWPDMTWEFILAYDVWNFEYTYSNLPTHSWYCGLALLLAPTFAAEFWNKGGWIQNRANTLAIWCMFAQVFPLFQDHSKFSVLPVLYKDGVMNPPVHPTAADPHMMGIIAVFSIVINVVVFTDIWKRAIKQHINPYLQPVFVGTRDYDEAMARR, from the coding sequence ATGCTATTTCAAGTTTACGGTAGCCAATCAGGTTGGCAATTTTTCGGTTGGATTCTCGTATTTATTTGCCTGGTGGTTACCAACGAAATTGCCCGGCGGACGAGAGTCGGCGGTCTCTTCTTCTTTGTGGTCCTCCCGATTGCACTGACGATTTACTTTATTGCCATTTACGTCTGTGCTGGGCAGGGGCAAGCCTGGGCGCTGCACAATCCGACCTATGTTCATATGAACAGCTGGTTCCACTATGCCAAACTCTATGCGGCGACCTTCGGCTGTATCGGTTTTATGATCCTCAAGTACCACTGGGGACACCTGGGAAAGGCTTACTGGTTTAAGATTTTCCCGTTCGTGATTGTGGCGATTAACATCTTTATCGCCGTGGGGAGTGACTTTGAGTCAGCGATTCGGGGGATGCACGCCCTCGAAACGACCGGTAGCCAGTGGTGGCTCTCCTCTGAAGGAGTGTGGCTCTACGGTGGCTGGTGGAACGTCCTCAACGGCCTGGCCGGGATTATCAATGTCTTCTGTATGACCGGCTGGTTCGGGATTTATTCCTCCAAGAATGAGCAGGATATGCTGTGGCCGGACATGACCTGGGAATTTATCCTGGCCTACGATGTCTGGAACTTCGAGTACACTTACAGCAACCTGCCGACCCACTCTTGGTACTGTGGTTTGGCCCTGCTGTTGGCACCAACTTTTGCTGCTGAATTCTGGAACAAGGGTGGCTGGATTCAAAACCGGGCTAACACCTTAGCAATCTGGTGTATGTTTGCCCAAGTCTTCCCGCTCTTCCAAGATCATAGCAAGTTCTCCGTTCTGCCCGTTCTCTACAAGGACGGGGTCATGAACCCGCCAGTTCACCCAACTGCTGCTGATCCGCACATGATGGGAATTATTGCTGTCTTCTCAATTGTGATTAACGTGGTTGTCTTCACAGATATTTGGAAGCGGGCAATCAAGCAGCACATCAACCCATACCTGCAACCGGTATTCGTTGGTACCAGGGATTACGACGAAGCAATGGCCCGTCGTTAA
- a CDS encoding NAD(P)/FAD-dependent oxidoreductase has protein sequence MKKVVVLGAGYAGLKTVVELQKKCRGQVEITLVDENDYHYEATDLHEVASGNLPASKITFPITDVLDPRMTTLILAHVARVDEEKHLVIMDGHAPLEYDYCVFALGFVSETFGIKGAAENSLPMTDVKEAEAIHEHIIKQMEDYRQTKDENDLRIIICGAGFTGIELAGALADARVRYAKLAGVTPDQIKIDIIDASKRLLPMFNDKLADYGIKLLEKLDVNIITEALIQEIQPGVVLYKGANDEEGTPLHKIVGNTIIWTTGVSGSPVVAESHLQERRGRVMDTAHLTAPDHDNLYMIGDVAAVMPPDGKRPYPTTAQIALSMANYVAKDIAARVKGTSRPGAYTYKSLGTVASVGNTRAFGEAGGHSFKGYPASVMKKMIMNKSLMELGGFRELFAKGRFDLYH, from the coding sequence ATGAAAAAAGTTGTTGTATTAGGTGCTGGCTATGCCGGCCTCAAGACCGTCGTTGAGTTGCAAAAGAAGTGTCGGGGACAGGTCGAGATTACCCTGGTCGATGAAAATGACTACCACTATGAAGCAACTGACCTGCACGAGGTTGCTTCCGGGAACCTGCCGGCTAGCAAGATTACCTTCCCAATCACCGATGTGTTAGATCCACGGATGACGACCCTGATCCTGGCTCACGTAGCGCGGGTCGATGAGGAAAAGCACCTGGTAATCATGGACGGACATGCACCGCTGGAATACGATTACTGTGTCTTTGCTCTCGGCTTCGTTTCTGAAACCTTTGGTATTAAAGGCGCGGCAGAAAACAGCCTGCCAATGACCGACGTCAAGGAAGCGGAAGCCATCCATGAGCACATCATCAAGCAGATGGAGGACTACCGGCAGACGAAGGACGAAAATGACCTGCGAATAATCATCTGTGGGGCTGGTTTTACCGGAATCGAACTAGCCGGGGCCCTTGCTGATGCCCGGGTGCGCTATGCTAAGCTCGCTGGGGTCACGCCGGACCAAATCAAGATTGACATCATTGATGCTTCCAAGCGCCTGCTGCCAATGTTCAATGATAAGCTCGCCGATTATGGAATCAAGCTCCTGGAGAAGCTGGATGTCAACATCATCACCGAAGCCCTGATTCAGGAAATTCAGCCGGGCGTGGTTTTGTACAAGGGCGCAAATGATGAAGAGGGGACCCCGTTGCACAAGATTGTGGGCAACACGATTATCTGGACGACCGGGGTCAGCGGCAGTCCGGTCGTGGCTGAATCACACCTGCAAGAACGGCGCGGTCGGGTAATGGACACAGCCCACCTGACCGCCCCTGATCATGATAATCTTTACATGATCGGTGACGTGGCCGCGGTAATGCCGCCTGATGGCAAGCGGCCATACCCAACCACTGCCCAGATTGCCCTGTCGATGGCTAATTACGTTGCCAAGGACATCGCTGCCCGGGTCAAGGGGACGAGCCGTCCAGGGGCTTACACTTACAAGTCCCTGGGGACGGTGGCCTCCGTCGGCAACACCCGTGCCTTTGGTGAAGCAGGGGGCCACTCCTTTAAGGGCTATCCTGCTTCGGTCATGAAGAAGATGATTATGAATAAGTCGCTGATGGAATTGGGCGGCTTCAGAGAGCTGTTTGCCAAGGGCCGTTTCGACCTTTACCATTAG
- a CDS encoding prenyltransferase, with protein sequence MSLNVFLELVEIKAKTASVVPFLLGMAFSLCYFHSLNWSLAIIFFVAMLLFNMAVDMLDNYNDYNHAVDKQNYKRKTNIIGREQLSPRLVLTLLVSFSVVAALLGLWLVYQAGWLVLWMGIFCFAVGILYSSGPHPLSSLPLGELFSGFTMGFMIVLLSVYLNSYQQFEWNWATLWRVFIVALPDELWISNLLLANNICDAQEDEDNQRTTIVHFIGKRNALIAFSVKNVLAFVMIIISPFLKIAPMTVLLSLVILPFTYHQNKLLMEKQVKKETFICGVKILLVGSLAQLFTYWLGVLI encoded by the coding sequence GTGTCGTTAAATGTGTTCTTGGAGCTAGTTGAAATCAAGGCGAAGACGGCGAGTGTGGTACCCTTCCTATTGGGAATGGCGTTTAGCTTGTGTTACTTTCACTCGCTGAATTGGTCCTTAGCAATTATCTTTTTCGTGGCAATGCTCTTATTCAACATGGCGGTTGATATGCTTGATAACTACAACGATTATAACCATGCAGTTGATAAGCAAAACTACAAGCGGAAAACGAACATTATCGGTCGTGAGCAGCTTTCCCCCCGACTGGTATTAACTTTATTAGTCAGCTTTTCCGTGGTGGCTGCCCTGCTGGGATTATGGCTGGTTTACCAAGCCGGGTGGCTGGTCCTGTGGATGGGAATCTTTTGCTTTGCGGTCGGAATCCTCTACTCGTCCGGGCCGCACCCGCTTTCCAGCTTGCCACTAGGGGAGCTATTCTCTGGCTTTACGATGGGCTTTATGATCGTCCTGCTCAGCGTCTACCTGAATTCCTACCAGCAGTTTGAATGGAACTGGGCAACGCTATGGCGGGTCTTCATTGTCGCCTTGCCTGATGAATTATGGATTTCCAACCTGCTCCTGGCGAATAACATTTGTGATGCCCAGGAAGATGAAGATAACCAGCGGACGACCATCGTCCACTTTATTGGTAAGCGCAACGCCCTAATCGCGTTTTCAGTCAAAAACGTGCTTGCGTTTGTCATGATTATTATTTCGCCATTTTTGAAAATTGCGCCAATGACTGTATTGCTGTCACTTGTTATTTTACCGTTTACTTATCACCAGAACAAGTTGCTGATGGAAAAGCAGGTGAAGAAGGAAACCTTTATCTGCGGGGTTAAAATCCTGCTGGTCGGTTCGCTGGCTCAGCTGTTTACCTACTGGCTCGGTGTTTTAATCTAA
- a CDS encoding polyprenyl synthetase family protein, protein MNNNWQTYPLISTQLKAVNQCIQERIDCQNAELHTAMLTMANNGGKYLRPALLLLTSQIFMPSSRDDERLIKLAASIEVLHMATLIHDDIIDDSPERRGAVSIQARFGKDTAVYAGDLLFTVFFDLLLEAIPASPYLQVNAQAMRQILDGELGQMDQRFNLQQTLNDYLANVRGKTAALFKLAAQEGAYFAAATTEQVASAAAFGQQLGIAFQMLDDILDYTGGKKLNKPVLEDLATGVYSLPLLMALETPAAAEQIKPLLAKGRQLTASDIQRVQQDVIAGGAVEKSRQLATQFTQGALTELTKLPATKARLFLQQMTNRLLKRSN, encoded by the coding sequence ATGAATAACAATTGGCAAACTTATCCACTTATCAGCACCCAACTCAAAGCCGTCAACCAGTGCATCCAAGAACGCATTGACTGCCAAAACGCGGAGCTGCACACCGCCATGTTGACCATGGCGAACAATGGCGGCAAGTACCTCCGGCCGGCCCTCCTCCTCTTGACCAGTCAGATTTTTATGCCAAGCAGCCGGGACGATGAACGCTTAATTAAACTGGCAGCGTCGATTGAAGTCCTCCACATGGCAACCTTAATTCATGATGACATCATCGACGATTCACCCGAACGGCGGGGGGCCGTCAGTATCCAAGCACGTTTTGGCAAGGACACTGCGGTCTACGCTGGTGACCTGCTCTTCACGGTCTTCTTCGACCTGCTCCTGGAAGCCATCCCCGCTTCGCCCTACCTGCAGGTCAACGCCCAGGCAATGCGGCAGATCCTAGATGGCGAGCTGGGACAGATGGACCAGCGTTTTAACCTCCAGCAAACGCTCAACGACTACCTCGCCAACGTACGGGGGAAAACCGCTGCCCTATTCAAGCTGGCGGCGCAGGAAGGAGCCTACTTCGCGGCGGCCACCACTGAACAGGTAGCAAGCGCCGCCGCCTTCGGTCAGCAGCTGGGGATTGCTTTCCAAATGCTGGACGATATCCTCGACTATACCGGGGGAAAGAAGCTCAATAAGCCCGTGCTTGAAGACCTCGCCACCGGGGTCTACTCCCTCCCCCTGCTAATGGCCCTGGAAACACCGGCCGCTGCCGAGCAAATCAAACCCCTGCTTGCCAAAGGACGCCAGTTAACAGCATCAGACATCCAGCGGGTTCAACAGGACGTCATTGCCGGGGGCGCCGTCGAAAAGAGCCGGCAGCTCGCCACCCAGTTCACCCAGGGGGCGCTAACTGAGTTGACAAAACTTCCGGCCACAAAAGCACGCCTGTTCCTACAACAAATGACGAACCGCCTACTAAAGCGCAGTAACTAA